From one Candidatus Zixiibacteriota bacterium genomic stretch:
- a CDS encoding response regulator transcription factor, with amino-acid sequence MQRQSILVVEDEDDIRELITYNLVREGFQVVSVASGEAAIEAVRKSAPDLVLLDLMLPGVDGLEVCRRVKNTASTSSVPVVIVTAKGEEADVVTGLELGADDYIIKPFSPRVLLARVRAVLRRLEIAPADEQETLHIHDMVIHPGRHEVTIAGDKLDLTLTEFRMLHLLASRPGWVFTRYQIIEAVHGENYLVTDRSVDVQVVGLRKKLGAAGKMIETVRGIGYRFKE; translated from the coding sequence ATGCAACGTCAGTCGATACTGGTGGTCGAAGACGAAGACGACATCAGGGAACTGATCACATACAATCTCGTCCGTGAGGGATTTCAGGTGGTGTCGGTTGCCTCCGGCGAGGCCGCTATCGAGGCGGTCCGAAAATCCGCTCCCGATCTCGTGCTGCTCGATCTTATGCTGCCCGGCGTGGACGGTCTTGAAGTGTGTCGCCGGGTGAAAAACACCGCCAGCACGTCGTCGGTCCCGGTCGTGATCGTCACCGCGAAGGGGGAAGAGGCCGATGTCGTGACCGGACTGGAACTGGGCGCCGATGACTATATCATCAAGCCGTTCAGCCCGCGTGTTCTGCTTGCCCGCGTTCGTGCCGTGCTTCGACGCCTTGAGATTGCCCCCGCCGACGAGCAGGAAACGCTGCACATCCACGATATGGTTATCCATCCGGGGCGCCACGAAGTTACGATCGCCGGCGATAAGCTCGACCTGACCCTGACCGAATTCCGCATGCTTCACCTGCTGGCCTCCCGGCCGGGATGGGTGTTCACCCGATACCAGATTATCGAAGCCGTTCACGGCGAGAACTATCTCGTGACCGACCGCTCCGTTGACGTTCAGGTGGTGGGTCTTCGCAAGAAGCTAGGCGCGGCCGGGAAGATGATAGAGACCGTCCGAGGTATCGGCTATCGATTCAAAGAGTGA
- a CDS encoding iron chelate uptake ABC transporter family permease subunit, producing MNLGFFDALVRHTFLQYALLSGLLASVACGVVGTYVVARRISYIAAGIAHSVLGGMGLAHYLAVVHGLTWLHPLHGAVVAALASAVTIGFVSLKARQREDTVIGAIWAVGMAAGILFIAATPGYQENLMSYLIGNILMVSGSDIRLLALLDVVVVIVCFLFYRQLSAVCFDEEFARVRGLAVGAYYILLLCLTALTVVLLVSVVGIILVIALLTIPVAVAGRFTRTLWQTMLLAVGVSSVFTTLGLAVSFTPNWPAGPTIILVAGVTFLAVSLVRGRG from the coding sequence GTGAATCTGGGCTTCTTTGACGCGCTTGTCCGCCACACATTCCTCCAATACGCCCTGCTCTCCGGCCTGTTGGCGTCAGTTGCCTGCGGGGTGGTCGGGACCTATGTCGTGGCGCGGCGCATTTCATACATCGCAGCCGGCATCGCGCACTCGGTTCTCGGTGGGATGGGCCTCGCTCACTATCTGGCCGTTGTCCACGGTCTGACATGGCTGCACCCGTTGCACGGCGCGGTTGTGGCTGCGCTCGCTTCGGCCGTCACTATCGGGTTCGTCAGTCTCAAGGCACGCCAGCGCGAGGATACCGTGATCGGGGCCATCTGGGCGGTCGGAATGGCTGCGGGCATCCTCTTTATCGCCGCCACCCCGGGTTATCAGGAAAACCTGATGAGTTATCTGATCGGCAACATCCTTATGGTCTCCGGTTCGGACATACGGTTGCTGGCGTTGCTCGATGTGGTAGTCGTGATCGTCTGTTTCCTCTTCTACCGTCAGCTTTCAGCCGTGTGTTTCGACGAGGAATTCGCACGCGTGCGCGGGCTGGCAGTCGGCGCGTATTACATACTGCTATTGTGTTTGACGGCGCTGACAGTGGTCCTGCTGGTGTCCGTGGTCGGTATAATTCTGGTGATCGCACTGCTGACGATTCCAGTAGCCGTTGCGGGCCGGTTCACTCGCACTCTGTGGCAGACTATGCTGCTTGCGGTCGGCGTCAGTTCGGTCTTCACGACACTGGGCCTGGCGGTCAGCTTCACGCCCAACTGGCCGGCCGGACCGACCATCATACTGGTCGCCGGCGTCACCTTCCTCGCTGTATCCCTCGTGCGCGGGCGCGGCTGA
- a CDS encoding zinc ABC transporter substrate-binding protein, giving the protein MKSERMWVVAALAIVALFSGCGSRTSEQEDSDEKLHVAVSILPQAYFVDRISGGNAAVTVLIPPGSSPHTYDPSPRQMTELATTDVLFVAGVPFEEALLPRLHSVNPHMRVIPSGDGIPVRRSEESGIDGHDGDHDHHTDNDPHTWLSPRNAIVHARAIARELESLDSGHAETYRRNLDSLVRDIEALDAEIRQMLHGTAGRKMYVFHPAWGYFTDEYGLIQVPIQSEGKEPGSRQLAELTEHAAADSVRAIFVQMQYASQSPHVIADAIGARIVLVDPLAYDYVENLRSVAREVIEALGVSQATR; this is encoded by the coding sequence ATGAAGAGTGAGCGCATGTGGGTTGTCGCCGCGCTGGCGATCGTAGCCCTTTTCAGCGGTTGTGGAAGCCGGACGTCCGAACAGGAAGACAGTGACGAAAAACTCCACGTGGCGGTGAGTATCCTGCCCCAGGCGTATTTTGTCGATCGGATTTCAGGCGGCAATGCGGCAGTCACGGTGCTGATACCTCCGGGCTCGTCACCGCACACCTATGATCCCTCGCCGCGCCAGATGACCGAGCTGGCGACAACGGATGTCCTTTTTGTGGCCGGCGTGCCGTTTGAGGAGGCGTTGCTGCCAAGGCTGCACAGTGTGAATCCCCATATGCGGGTTATCCCCAGCGGCGATGGTATACCGGTGCGGCGGTCCGAGGAGTCCGGAATCGACGGTCATGATGGTGATCACGATCACCATACCGATAACGACCCTCACACCTGGCTGAGCCCACGGAACGCCATCGTACATGCCAGGGCGATCGCGCGAGAACTCGAGTCGTTGGATTCCGGTCATGCGGAAACATACCGCCGGAATCTCGACAGCCTGGTACGCGATATTGAGGCGCTCGACGCCGAGATCAGACAGATGCTGCACGGAACCGCAGGCAGGAAGATGTACGTGTTTCACCCGGCCTGGGGGTATTTCACCGACGAGTACGGGTTGATACAGGTCCCGATTCAGAGCGAAGGGAAAGAACCGGGAAGCCGTCAACTGGCCGAGCTGACCGAACATGCTGCCGCTGACAGCGTGCGGGCGATTTTTGTGCAAATGCAATATGCGTCACAAAGTCCCCATGTTATTGCCGACGCCATCGGGGCTCGGATCGTTCTGGTCGATCCGCTTGCCTACGACTATGTGGAAAACCTACGGTCCGTTGCCCGCGAGGTGATCGAAGCCCTCGGAGTTTCTCAAGCCACCAGATGA
- a CDS encoding ferritin family protein has product MKLKSVEEILDFAIEKEQDAADFYNSLAAKMNRKGMKDVFAGFAREEMGHKAKLLAVKDGRLMLSAEKKVADLKIGDHLADIELTANVGYQEALILAMKAEKAAFKLYSDLAAATDNADLRELLLSLAHEEAKHKLRFEVEYDEVILTEN; this is encoded by the coding sequence ATGAAGCTCAAATCGGTTGAAGAAATCCTGGACTTTGCCATAGAAAAAGAGCAGGACGCAGCCGACTTCTACAACAGCCTCGCCGCCAAAATGAACCGCAAGGGCATGAAGGACGTTTTCGCAGGCTTCGCCCGTGAAGAAATGGGGCACAAGGCGAAACTGCTGGCCGTAAAGGACGGTCGTTTGATGCTCTCCGCCGAGAAGAAAGTCGCGGATCTCAAGATCGGCGATCATCTCGCAGATATCGAACTCACCGCCAATGTCGGCTACCAGGAGGCCCTGATACTCGCGATGAAGGCCGAGAAAGCGGCCTTCAAGCTGTACAGCGATCTTGCTGCCGCAACCGACAACGCCGACCTTCGCGAACTGCTGTTGTCGCTGGCTCACGAGGAGGCCAAACACAAGCTTCGTTTCGAGGTCGAGTACGACGAGGTCATCCTTACCGAGAATTAG
- a CDS encoding response regulator, with amino-acid sequence MTASADKDADNAGVIVIVDDEEMVLTSLKSFLTLETDYDVRPFLSARQALDFIRSTEVDIVMSDYLMPEMDGISFLAEVKKLRPEVPRIILTGYADKENAIKAINDVGLFQYLEKPWDNDDLLIILRNGMEKQHLMKRLQEKIEEINRAYGELEGLHKEIVKTFV; translated from the coding sequence ATGACCGCATCAGCTGATAAAGACGCCGATAACGCCGGAGTAATCGTTATCGTCGACGATGAAGAAATGGTACTCACCAGCCTGAAGTCGTTTCTTACGCTCGAGACCGATTACGACGTCAGGCCCTTTCTCTCCGCCCGGCAAGCGCTTGACTTCATCCGGAGCACCGAAGTCGACATCGTCATGTCGGACTACCTGATGCCGGAAATGGACGGTATCTCGTTTCTGGCGGAAGTGAAAAAGCTCCGGCCGGAAGTGCCGCGGATAATCCTCACCGGATATGCCGACAAGGAAAACGCGATTAAAGCGATCAACGACGTGGGGCTGTTCCAGTATCTCGAAAAACCGTGGGACAACGACGATTTACTGATCATTCTCCGCAACGGGATGGAGAAGCAGCATCTGATGAAGCGGCTGCAGGAAAAGATCGAGGAAATCAATCGCGCCTACGGTGAACTCGAGGGACTGCACAAAGAGATAGTCAAGACGTTTGTCTGA
- a CDS encoding carboxypeptidase-like regulatory domain-containing protein, whose protein sequence is MNSRMSLRRTVNRVITSRVVVTLPVLCAMMAPGVDGYSQTNKVETGTLGGRLLDSRTGEPLIGATVMIEGTQLGSQSDLDGSYRIRLVPTGIVTLLVRAIGYAPFRRHSHRTSQAISPAARWI, encoded by the coding sequence ATGAACAGCCGAATGTCTTTGCGCAGGACGGTTAACCGCGTAATCACCAGCCGGGTCGTGGTGACCCTTCCGGTGCTGTGTGCCATGATGGCACCCGGCGTGGACGGGTACAGCCAAACAAACAAAGTGGAGACCGGGACGCTCGGCGGCAGACTGCTCGATTCCAGGACCGGCGAGCCGCTTATCGGCGCGACTGTGATGATCGAGGGAACGCAGCTGGGCTCCCAGTCCGATCTCGACGGCAGTTACCGGATTCGTCTGGTACCGACCGGCATCGTCACACTGCTGGTTCGCGCGATCGGTTATGCCCCGTTCAGAAGACATTCACACCGGACAAGCCAGGCAATTTCACCGGCGGCTCGGTGGATCTGA
- a CDS encoding metal ABC transporter ATP-binding protein, translating to MTDSAVINIDNVTFAYNGIPVLHRVNLRVVDRDFAWIVGPNGGGKTTLLKLMIGLLQPSEGSVTVLGKPPHAVRQTIGYMPQHVSLDPQFPVTVLDVVLMGLLGNFHPVGRVSRADRTHALEALSEVGLADSAERQFAHLSGGQQRRILIARALAARPRLLLLDEPTANLDLRIEQEVFELLQRLNEKLTIVMVSHDPAFVSPFVKSVVCVKGHVHVHPTAAIDSEIMSELYGRPIRMVRHDQQFHGGSQ from the coding sequence ATGACCGACTCAGCAGTTATCAACATCGACAATGTCACCTTCGCCTACAACGGCATCCCGGTACTCCACCGGGTGAACCTCCGAGTCGTGGACCGAGACTTCGCCTGGATAGTTGGTCCGAACGGCGGCGGGAAGACCACGTTGCTGAAGCTCATGATCGGTTTGCTGCAGCCGTCCGAGGGTTCGGTGACAGTGCTTGGCAAGCCGCCGCACGCCGTACGGCAGACAATCGGTTACATGCCGCAGCATGTCAGTCTTGACCCGCAGTTTCCGGTCACGGTGCTGGATGTGGTGCTGATGGGGCTGTTGGGCAATTTTCATCCAGTCGGTCGTGTTTCGCGGGCAGATCGGACCCATGCTCTGGAGGCTCTGAGTGAGGTTGGGCTTGCTGACAGCGCCGAGCGGCAGTTCGCTCACCTCTCCGGCGGCCAGCAGCGTCGCATCCTGATCGCGCGGGCGCTGGCAGCCCGCCCGCGGCTGCTCCTGCTGGACGAACCGACCGCCAATCTCGATCTGCGGATCGAACAGGAGGTGTTCGAGCTGCTGCAGCGGTTGAACGAGAAGCTGACGATTGTCATGGTATCGCACGACCCGGCCTTTGTGTCACCGTTCGTGAAGTCGGTAGTGTGCGTCAAGGGGCATGTCCATGTGCATCCGACCGCAGCCATCGACAGCGAGATCATGAGCGAGCTGTACGGCAGGCCGATCCGAATGGTCCGCCACGACCAGCAGTTTCACGGGGGATCTCAGTGA
- a CDS encoding ribbon-helix-helix domain-containing protein, with product MKQKSEIITFKADDSLVEALSRIPNRSEFIRAALLTALDNLCPLCQGRGALTPSQKRHWEEFCRDHAVAECSDCHEIHLVCTHEE from the coding sequence GTGAAGCAGAAGTCCGAGATTATCACGTTTAAGGCGGATGATTCCCTCGTGGAAGCGCTCAGCCGAATCCCTAACCGGTCGGAGTTCATCCGGGCGGCACTGCTGACCGCTCTGGATAACCTGTGTCCGCTCTGTCAGGGGCGCGGCGCGCTGACGCCGTCGCAGAAAAGGCACTGGGAGGAATTTTGTCGCGATCACGCGGTTGCCGAGTGTTCCGACTGCCACGAGATTCATCTGGTTTGCACCCATGAAGAGTGA
- a CDS encoding peroxiredoxin → MSVLVTRSAPDFTAQAVMPDNSFKQLTLSEYRDTYVILFFYPLDFTFVCPSEIIAFDKKLNEFRQRNCEVIGVSVDSHFTHLAWKNTPREQGGIGNIQYPLVADLSKSISRDYGVLIGDEVALRGLFLIDKKGIVRHAVINDLPLGRSVDEALRMLDALRYVETHGEVCPANWHAGDEAIRPDADGVASYLARHSV, encoded by the coding sequence ATGTCTGTATTGGTCACGAGATCGGCTCCGGATTTCACCGCCCAGGCGGTCATGCCGGACAACTCCTTCAAACAACTGACGTTGTCCGAATACCGCGACACGTACGTGATTCTGTTCTTCTATCCGCTGGACTTCACGTTCGTGTGCCCGTCGGAGATCATTGCCTTCGATAAAAAGCTGAATGAGTTCCGCCAGAGAAACTGCGAGGTGATCGGCGTCTCGGTTGATTCACACTTCACGCACCTGGCTTGGAAGAATACCCCCCGCGAGCAGGGCGGGATCGGCAACATCCAGTATCCGCTGGTAGCCGACTTGTCGAAAAGCATCTCGCGCGACTACGGCGTGCTGATCGGCGACGAGGTTGCGCTGCGCGGGCTCTTCCTGATCGACAAGAAGGGTATAGTCCGCCACGCGGTCATAAACGATCTGCCGCTGGGGCGCAGTGTCGACGAAGCCCTGCGGATGCTGGACGCGCTTCGGTATGTCGAGACCCACGGCGAGGTGTGCCCGGCCAACTGGCATGCCGGTGATGAAGCCATACGGCCCGATGCCGACGGCGTTGCATCCTATCTGGCCAGACACTCCGTCTAG